The window CTAAATGGCAACTTTACAGTGAGAAGAACGAACAATTAAATCCTTGAGTTTCAATACATTTCTCAAAGTGTTAAGCCTAACAAGAGATGGGTGTACTCAACGACTATGCCAAAGCTAATGATCAAACTTTGTGGCATTATTACAAACAACTGAGACATGAGAAAACATAGGGAAAATGTTGGCATGATCCAAGATATAGAGATTTCCAAAGTGGCTACCCATCCCAATCATCTTCCTTTGCATACGGTCCTAAATAAGACAAGATTCAAAGATAAAGTGTACTGAGCAGTGGTGAAATTATGTGAGAGcactaatgaaaataagattgaatCGAAATTCAGGTACATATAAAACATTATCAACAATAAGACCAGTAAACAACTCAAGAGACCCAATTTGAGTGATAGGAACAAAGTGACCATTCGGCAAAGTGACATTAGAATTCCTTGAAGGAAGAGAGGTTTTAAACAAGTGCAGGAAAGTGCACACATGATATGTAGCACCAGTGTCAAGTACCTAGGAATTGGGAGGAATCGAATTATGAGAAAATGAATATGAGAAAGAATATTTACcaagaaaaattgaaacaaaatggGCTCACTGCTTTGTGATTCCGAAATGACAGTCGTGCTTCGATGCAATGTGAACTCAACAAAGCAATAAGTTGTTGACATTGGTTGGAGGAAAGAGCACCCAATGTTGCATCTGATGAAGCAGAACCTATATCGTCGGATACAACAAAAGTGGTTTGATGGGCTTGAGTTTGACTCATTGAATTCTTCGATCGAGGTTTGTATCCAGGGGGATGCCCATGAAGCTTGAAGCACTTGTTGACTGTATGTCCTTGAAGACGGTAATGGACACACTAAGGACACTCTCGCTTTCCTTTAGAAAGAACATTGCCGGTATGAGCATTTGCTAAAGCTGAATTGGAATAACCCAGAACTAGATGATCTCCAAAAGATGAGAATCCATAATTTATATTTCGTTGTCGCTCCTCTTGTATCACAAGTGCAAAAACTTTCGTAAGAGGTGGAAGATGTTCTATCATCAAAATTTGGCATTGGGTCTGTGCATAACATAtctaaaaatgtaaaaaacaaaaacacaaaggGTAATTTCTTATGTAAGGACCAAGTTATTACAAAGAATACCCTACTATAATAGGAAGCACCGTGGTTTTCTATCTTCATCTTACCAAATGTTCATAAGAGATTACCTTCAACAACGCCTGCTCTCACCAGTACTTTTGTGAATGCTATAATTACTTGCAAAAAGGATGATGACTCACGTTGTAACCATGAGTGCACGATGACTTACCCCACGGTTCTCAGAATTTGCTTGTCATACTGCATTGGGCCTTGCCCTAAGTCCATGTAGGTCCTAACTTTATATTGAGACAACGAGCCGGCCCAACCATTCACCTGGGCTGGCCTGCTTCCCTCCATCCATGTGCCTTCCTTGCTGCCTAATGGGTACTAGTATGAACATTGTCAATTCAGATTAGACAAAGACACCATTGGTAGCCGTACTAAAACAGCCGAAGAGAACTTGGCCAGAAATTTCCCTTTCACATTCGTTCTTCATTGATTTGGAAATTTCATACAAAAATCCAATTACGACTCTAATAATAGCAAAAGACAAAAAGTTAAATAGACCTGTTCAACGCCTGCCCGCCTTGTCTTAATCAAACTGGATTGTTTTATCAAATTCAGTAAAGCATAAATCGGCATTCTGTATAAATTCTCCCCTTTATACAATTCCCAGTTTAGCCTCCGCCTTTGATTAATTGGTCCAGCTCTACAgccttataaaaaaattgtttccctACTCGTTCCTAAATCATCTCCGCcttgaaaacaaatatatttttatttaattaaaaaaaaaaaactcaatgaAACTTTAACCATTAAAATCTTTCATCATTCCTGTAGGACCTACAAGAGCTGGTTGCCGTTCAAaaggaaatgaagaaagaaaaagcaaaaaaggaaaagtttcaaaattttgaaattgcaatttgaaatttttaattatggATAGGAGGGAAAACATAAGGAGAACTTTTATGTATAAGGCATTAAGATCGAAAAAGGTGTCCAGGAAAGAAAAGACATAAAGTattaattttagtaaaattttgaaaatcacagTAGTGATAAAATGATACAAAATGTTAGTCCCTGAAAACCTTAGAAAAAGGGCTATGCAATGAGTTACATAACTGGCTTTGTACTCATGAGGTGTCAATGAAACGGTGAATCCATGTGGCTTCTATCCCGCATTACTAGGCAGTAGCCCATTCtttcatttgaaatttgaaggacGAATACGTCCAAAAAGAGCCAAGACAGGGAGCTAAAACGACATTTctcttagaaaaaaattaatttcaatgcACCAAACCCCACTATGTAGTAGCTAACTTTGATTATTATACAGATTGGCGCAAGGTATATTCTCCGTAAACAAACTCCCATTTGTATAATGTACAAGAGGCTCCTATTTTTGCGTGGCATCGCTTTATGATATCCTGGCCCTGAACGTGGCACCAAGTTTACTTACACCCAACCACATGtcttgactttaagttaaaaaataattatttttattattttatcttattgaaTTGCCCAAAAAATCATTCATCTTAACTATATATTCATCTCCTGCCACTCTCTGGTCCAATAATATTATGAGGCCGTgacaaagaggaagaaaaatttgaagttgtcaataaattttttttattgtggaGTGGAGGATGAGAGAGACGTGGAGGTTTGAGCCAAATAACAAATTGAAGAAACGAAAAGACGTAAAGggtaatattaatataattgaaattttgaatgagCATCAACATTGAAATAGGGAAAGAGGAAAAGTCCTCGGATACCTTAAATTGACACTTTTACAAGAATCAATTATGCTGGGATAATAATGAAATATGGTATAATAGAGAAAGAAGTGATGATGAGACCATTTGGCCCATTTCTAGGTTAGACAACACGGCTAAGGTATATTAGATTACATAAGTAATTTGGTGTCTCCTCAGAAAACACGAATATTTGCTAACAAAATTAACGGCGCTTTTTTGGTCTTTATCCGagtcttccttttcttcctctcttcATTTTCTGGATGCATGTTGCTCTGTGTATCGAATTTTGATGGGCCGTCCAACGAAGCTGAAAGATCTGATTGGCTTTCTCAAGGACAAAGCTTCCATAATCAAAGCAAGTCTGTTATCCAAACACAATACCTCTTCTATACACGTAGCCGTCCTTCGTGCCACCACCCATGACCGGGCCGCACCGCCACCGGAGTATCGCATAACCGCCGTCCTCTCCCTTGGCCATGGCACCCGTGCTACCGCCTGTGCATGTATCGAAGGTCTCATGGACCGCCTCCACAACACCCGGAATGCGTCTGTGGCCCTCAAGTGCCTCTTCACCATCCACAACATCGTCAGAAGAGGCTCCTTCATCCTCAAGGACCAGCTCTCCTTCTGCCCTTCCTCCGGGGGTCACAACTTTCTCAACCTCTCCGTCTTCCGTGACGGCTCCGATGTTGACTCCTTGGAGTTGTCGTTGTGGGTCAGGTGGTACGCTGGAGTCGTGGAGCAAAACCTGATAGTTTCGAGGGCTTTGGGATACTACCTTTCTTCTACTTCAGGGCCCTCTAAGAATCACAAACGAGAAGACAATATTTCTATGCTGTTGAACTTGGATTTATTGGCACAAACAAATGCTTTGGTGGGCATGGTTGAAGAAATTTGCAGAGTGCCCGATTCATTACATCTTCAAAGAAATGATTTGGTGTATGAGGTGGTGAGATTGGTGGGTGAAGATTATAGGTTGGTTCAATACGAAATATTCCTCCGAGTGAAGGATCTACAAGATAGAATGGGTAGTTTAAATTTGGGGGAGGCGGCTGATTTCTTATGGGGCTTGAAGAGGTTGGAGAACTGCAAAGAGAGGACGGCGGAGCTGTTCGCCAACAGAAAAAGGAACGATGCACTGTGGGAATTGATAAGTGAGGCGAAGGAGGGACTGGTGACGATGAAGGAGAGCAGAGAGAAGAGATTGTTGACGATAGGGATGAGAGATGAGCCGAGTGAGTTAAACTCGTTTCAGGGAAGGAATCGTTGGGTCGTTACAGTTATGCCGGTTCAAAGGTGATGACGAGTTGTTAGGCGTGAACCAATGTCCTTTAACTGTTTCAACAGTTAGATGACGCTGGGCACCGCGTGACTCCATGATTGAGAAAATTACCTTGTTTGAGATTGGGTGTTTTTTTCTTCTGGCCCTCCTTTCAATGAGTAATTTAGTAAATAGGATACATACTTtgaatgtttgttttttatttttctcccgACCCTTTGCCATCCAAGATTCCATTCCATCACTCAACATGCCCAATAAACTTGACCATTTCAATGGATATGGATacaatttgaatttaattacttatttattattagatGGGTTAGGACTTAGACTTTGGATacaatttgaatttaattacttatttattattagatGGGTTAGGACTTAGACTTAGGATTAGGCATATTCAAAAAGTGCGGTTGTAATCAAAGAGGTGGATGATGGGTCTACATGTTGAATATATGGGATAGGGGTGATCATTGAGAAATGTTTCCCTAGATAATGACCCTTCCGCGC is drawn from Vitis riparia cultivar Riparia Gloire de Montpellier isolate 1030 chromosome 18, EGFV_Vit.rip_1.0, whole genome shotgun sequence and contains these coding sequences:
- the LOC117907861 gene encoding putative clathrin assembly protein At4g40080; this translates as MGRPTKLKDLIGFLKDKASIIKASLLSKHNTSSIHVAVLRATTHDRAAPPPEYRITAVLSLGHGTRATACACIEGLMDRLHNTRNASVALKCLFTIHNIVRRGSFILKDQLSFCPSSGGHNFLNLSVFRDGSDVDSLELSLWVRWYAGVVEQNLIVSRALGYYLSSTSGPSKNHKREDNISMLLNLDLLAQTNALVGMVEEICRVPDSLHLQRNDLVYEVVRLVGEDYRLVQYEIFLRVKDLQDRMGSLNLGEAADFLWGLKRLENCKERTAELFANRKRNDALWELISEAKEGLVTMKESREKRLLTIGMRDEPSELNSFQGRNRWVVTVMPVQR